One window from the genome of Hydractinia symbiolongicarpus strain clone_291-10 chromosome 1, HSymV2.1, whole genome shotgun sequence encodes:
- the LOC130629774 gene encoding uncharacterized protein LOC130629774 produces MTSFIPNFEKNHCNKQNDTVLQKHLMKSCKVVLEDVCSLSGAEKLKITTSTSVSSHKSKLCHTEKNKLQNLDEKAPILWGKMNDKRWSDLDSAVHSKLKACTNLSISEKVKTLETLIYEEASKIFGCRSQIKQKTLPEKNVLLAQIASSTIKEELTALQELLQQVRIKIRVMRRGEKRRRRKWSFKNAQKVFRNDPYKAGKDLLNPKSDIRLCVEQSVLDNHKLSSLSDNFHDSSLPLLPGLPPPPQIKKAFSATSFKFSDFASVLYTRRNASAPGLNGISYKVYKKCTKISSFLFNVFKCCLKNCVVPLQWRHAKEIYIPKSKTPVPSNLKDFRPIALLNVEGKLFFSIFSRRLETHVIHNNKFINTSVQKGCMANVPGCWEHMSSIWAALKDARSARTDLATIWLDIASAYPSIPHRLIFFALERYGISPSWIAIVKGYYSGLYSKSFSKSAPTNWHQHFRGIFAGCTLSIVLFLSGINVILEYTLATSVSCYITSNRVSLPLIRAFMDDINIMSSSVAGTQVLLNRCTTALSWANMTFRAEKSRSFVIIKGRSINSTPFSVSSPENDIDFSQYIPSIHASPVRFLGRIIDCSISDRKSINELEEKLIEGLGVINKSLYTGAQKLWILQHLLIPRIQWPLLIYEVSMSVAGRLEQKVSVFIRKWLNLHRPITNISLYADSSPCPLPIKSLTSILKSAKISGHLLLRHSKDPILSTLDPSLKAGSWKVSDAVNIAEGELKYKTIRGPVQRGRTGLGICKVEVIPPFNEFAQSTCPLFSRTLFRKSKIYDAHGRNPIEQKNVTPFPKLRYLSGLKKIFPTINFVSKERAGKQILKDDVRFILSHYLMLKLYTA; encoded by the exons ATGACTTCTTTTATACCCAACTTCGAAAAGAATCATTgcaataaacaaaatgatacaGTACTCCAAAAGCACTTGATGAAAAGCTGTAAAGTTGTTTTGGAGGATGTTTGTTCTCTCAGTGGTGCTGAAAAGCTTAAGATCACAACCTCTACTTCGGTTTCATCCCACAAAAGTAAATTGTGTCACACGGAAAAAAACAAACTTCAGAACCTCGATGAGAAAGCCCCCATTCTATGGGGTAAGATGAATGATAAGCGTTGGAGTGACTTAGACAGTGCTGTGCATAGCAAGCTAAAGGCTTGTACCAATCTATCCATTTCTGAGAAAGTTAAAACACTCGAAACTTTAATTTACGAAGAGGCTTCAAAAATATTTGGTTGCCGCTcccaaataaaacaaaaaacattgcca GAGAAAAATGTTCTGTTAGCGCAGATTGCCTCATCAACCATCAAGGAGGAACTAACTGCCTTGCAAGAACTGTTGCAACAAGTTCGAATAAAAATAAGGGTGATGCGTCGAGGTGAGAAACGAAGAAGAAGAAAGTGGAGCTTTAAGAACGCCCAAAAGGTTTTTAGGAATGATCCCTACAAAGCAGGAAAGGACCTGCTTAACCCTAAATCAGATATTCGTCTTTGTGTTGAACAGTCTGTTCTGGACAACCATAAATTATCTAGCTTATCTGATAATTTTCACGACTCTTCTCTTCCCCTTCTTCCAGGTCTTCCACCACCTCCGCAGATCAAGAAAGCTTTCTCAGCCacatctttcaaattttctgatTTCGCAAGTGTTTTATATACGCGTAGGAACGCCTCAGCTCCTGGGCTAAATGGCATATCTTACAAAGTGTACAAAAAATGTACGAAAATTTCATCCTTCTTGTTTAATGTATTTaagtgttgtttaaaaaattgtgttgtgCCTCTTCAATGGCGTCATGCCAAAGAAATTTACATTCCCAAATCCAAAACTCCTGTACCATCTAACCTAAAAGATTTTCGACCTATAGCCCTCCTAAATGTCgaaggaaaattattttttagtattttttcaaGGCGACTAGAAACACATGTCATCCATAACAATAAGTTTATTAACACGTCTGTTCAAAAGGGGTGCATGGCGAATGTTCCTGGCTGTTGGGAACACATGTCGTCAATCTGGGCAGCTTTAAAAGATGCACGCTCTGCAAGAACTGATCTTGCCACCATTTGGTTGGATATCGCAAGTGCGTATCCCTCAATACCGCACAGATTAATCTTTTTTGCTTTGGAAAGGTATGGTATATCTCCTAGTTGGATTGCCATTGTAAAGGGTTACTATTCTGGGCTGTACAGCAAATCATTCTCCAAATCTGCTCCAACCAATTGGCACCAGCACTTCAGGGGCATCTTCGCTGGCTGCACCCTGTCTATCGTCTTGTTTTTATCAGGCATAAATGTTATTTTGGAGTATACGCTGGCAACATCTGTGTCATGCTACATCACCTCTAACAGAGTATCCTTACCTTTAATAAGGGCTTTTATGGACGACATAAACATCATGTCTTCTTCTGTTGCTGGAACACAAGTACTCCTTAACAGGTGCACCACAGCTCTAAGTTGGGCCAATATGACATTTCGCGCTGAAAAATCCCGTAGTTTTGTGATCATCAAGGGAAGATCTATCAATAGCACCCCTTTTAGTGTAAGTAGCCCTGAAAACGACATTGATTTCTCACAGTATATCCCATCTATTCATGCCTCGCCAGTGCGATTTTTAGGCCGGATTATTGATTGTTCTATCTCAGACAGGAAGTCCATCAACGAATTGGAGGAAAAGCTGATAGAAGGGCTTGGTGTCATTAATAAGTCCTTATACACTGGAGCGCAAAAACTTTGGATCTTGCAACATCTTTTGATCCCGCGAATTCAGTGGCCACTGTTAATATACGAGGTCTCGATGTCTGTTGCTGGGCGCCTAGAGCAAAAGGTTTCAGTGTTCATACGAAAATGGCTGAACTTACACCGTCCCATCACAAACATTTCCCTATATGCTGACTCCTCTCCTTGCCCTCTGCCCATTAAGAGCCTCACTTCTATTTTAAAATCCGCAAAGATTAGCGGCCACCTACTTTTGCGTCACTCCAAAGATCCGATTCTGTCAACACTCGATCCATCTTTAAAGGCAGGTTCTTGGAAGGTGAGCGATGCAGTTAACATAGCTGAGGGTGAATTAAAGTACAAGACCATAAGGGGTCCTGTACAGCGTGGACGAACCGGTCTTGGCATTTGTAAAGTGGAAGTAATACCACCTTTCAACGAATT CGCACAATCAACTTGCCCGCTCTTCTCTAGAACTTTATTTAGgaaatcaaagat ATACGATGCGCATGGACGTAACCCTATCGAACAAAAAAATGTCACACCTTTTCCAAAATTAAGATATTTGTcagggttaaaaaaaatattcccaaCAATTAATTTTGTGTCAAAAG AAAGAGCGGGAAAGCAAATCTTGAAAGATGATGTCCGGTTCATTCTATCACATTATCTAATGTTAAAACTGTACACAGCATAA